In Paenibacillus sp. BIC5C1, a genomic segment contains:
- a CDS encoding DUF1453 family protein — translation MMNIVIVAVIVLLLSLREKEVKTSRLWILPAILAYWVLSSVVNTPLTVGNILLYIVFLIIGCGIGAWRVHLEQLRIHPTTGKMMSKGSLASSLLLIAVMVLRQLASQWDVHHAVVSLSSALLFLPLGSIAARRYFLYAKVQRFQGRGV, via the coding sequence ATGATGAATATTGTGATTGTAGCGGTCATTGTTCTATTGTTATCTCTAAGGGAGAAGGAAGTGAAGACATCCCGCTTATGGATATTGCCAGCGATCCTTGCGTATTGGGTGCTTTCGAGTGTAGTAAATACACCATTAACGGTGGGCAACATCCTGTTATATATTGTTTTTCTCATTATAGGTTGCGGGATTGGAGCGTGGCGTGTACATCTGGAACAGCTTCGAATCCATCCAACGACAGGCAAAATGATGTCCAAGGGATCGCTGGCCAGCAGCTTGCTTCTGATCGCGGTTATGGTGTTAAGACAGCTCGCCAGCCAATGGGATGTGCATCATGCGGTGGTTTCACTGAGTAGTGCTCTGTTGTTTCTGCCTCTGGGAAGCATCGCTGCCCGGCGTTATTTTCTGTATGCCAAAGTCCAGCGCTTTCAAGGCAGAGGTGTATAA
- a CDS encoding sensor histidine kinase, protein MQNDSKWMQIQKVVLDHTADIILTLLLLYSLIEPFKEMAWVELGAGLIVRLPYLMLVWVPQSLRNERMRTLGILVIWIVTLLYAQFFQAEDRIFELSFYLIGYTALKLPVHRSSLLGIIILIGNAALLYMDEYEPNQILVYSMAHAVTYILCWAARIRRESRQDSKRHYEELQKVHAELTQAHEELQDTHQELEQATVRLMQYAVLEERSRISMDLHDSVGNRLTSIIVQLQALPYMMKMDTAEADKAMGTVLEVVRQCLQEVRTVAHQMGSNEAGLGLVALTSLVNEIREMAGFTIKLTPQEQTSHWSPETSELLYRVLQEALTNIIRHAQASQVKVDILEKEHQLHMIVEDNGIYRNENPISPGFGLSSMRARCERAGGSLSIDAVDPHGMRLTLTIPQDVKEIMEGDEQ, encoded by the coding sequence ATGCAGAACGATTCGAAATGGATGCAGATTCAGAAAGTGGTACTGGATCATACAGCAGATATTATTCTAACGTTGCTGCTGCTTTACAGTCTGATCGAGCCCTTCAAAGAAATGGCATGGGTCGAGTTGGGCGCAGGACTCATCGTTAGGCTGCCGTACCTGATGTTGGTTTGGGTTCCACAGTCACTTCGAAATGAGCGGATGCGGACGTTAGGGATATTGGTGATTTGGATCGTGACACTGCTCTATGCCCAGTTCTTCCAGGCCGAGGATCGTATATTTGAATTAAGCTTTTATCTCATCGGATATACTGCATTGAAGCTGCCCGTCCATCGTTCTTCGTTGCTCGGCATCATTATTCTCATCGGGAATGCGGCGCTGCTCTATATGGATGAATACGAACCCAATCAGATTCTGGTGTATTCAATGGCTCACGCTGTAACCTATATTCTATGCTGGGCTGCGAGAATCAGGCGGGAAAGCAGACAGGACAGCAAACGGCATTATGAGGAATTGCAGAAAGTGCACGCTGAACTGACACAGGCCCACGAGGAGCTTCAGGATACACATCAGGAGTTGGAGCAGGCTACCGTGCGACTGATGCAGTACGCCGTACTTGAAGAGCGAAGCCGAATTTCGATGGACTTGCATGACAGTGTTGGCAATCGATTGACCTCCATTATTGTTCAGCTCCAGGCATTGCCGTATATGATGAAGATGGACACAGCGGAAGCGGACAAAGCAATGGGTACGGTGCTTGAAGTAGTCCGACAATGTCTCCAGGAGGTTCGGACCGTTGCTCATCAGATGGGCAGCAATGAAGCAGGTCTCGGGTTGGTTGCATTGACGAGTCTGGTGAATGAGATACGGGAGATGGCGGGCTTCACAATCAAGCTCACTCCCCAGGAGCAGACGAGTCATTGGTCGCCAGAAACATCCGAATTATTGTACCGTGTACTTCAGGAAGCGTTAACGAATATCATTCGTCATGCCCAGGCTTCGCAAGTGAAGGTGGACATCTTGGAGAAAGAGCACCAGTTACATATGATCGTGGAAGATAACGGAATATATCGAAATGAAAATCCGATCTCTCCCGGTTTCGGGCTGTCGAGTATGAGAGCAAGATGCGAGAGAGCAGGCGGTTCCTTATCCATAGATGCAGTCGATCCACATGGAATGAGGTTAACCCTTACCATTCCTCAAGATGTGAAGGAGATTATGGAAGGTGATGAACAGTAA
- a CDS encoding response regulator transcription factor, giving the protein MEQDVQEIRVLLVDDQHLVRHGLRFIINAQQDMEVVGEAGGGHEAVHLAAEVRPHVVLMDVQMEAGDGLEATAELMKMLPECKVVILTTFDHEDYVYKGIRAGAVGYLLKDAAPDELVDAVRAAYRGEAIYRTAVAAKVISLAIRSTPSHSDSVKETVAHEPLPEPFTGRELEVLQQMAFGLRNEEIARKLFIGESTVKTHVHRILQKIQVEDRTQAVVFAIRNGFVK; this is encoded by the coding sequence ATGGAACAGGACGTACAGGAAATACGTGTACTTCTCGTGGATGACCAGCATCTGGTCCGGCATGGATTACGTTTTATTATTAATGCACAGCAGGATATGGAAGTGGTAGGCGAAGCGGGCGGGGGACATGAAGCAGTCCATCTGGCAGCCGAGGTTCGTCCACATGTCGTATTAATGGATGTACAGATGGAAGCAGGAGACGGACTGGAAGCGACAGCGGAGTTAATGAAGATGCTGCCTGAATGCAAAGTGGTCATCCTGACCACATTCGATCATGAGGACTATGTGTACAAAGGAATACGTGCCGGAGCAGTCGGTTATCTGCTCAAGGATGCGGCGCCGGACGAACTGGTTGATGCGGTTCGTGCTGCATACCGGGGGGAGGCGATTTACCGCACGGCGGTGGCAGCCAAGGTGATCAGTCTTGCGATTCGTTCAACCCCTAGTCATTCGGATTCGGTGAAGGAGACAGTAGCACACGAACCCTTGCCGGAACCGTTTACCGGGCGGGAATTGGAGGTTTTGCAACAGATGGCATTTGGGTTAAGGAATGAGGAGATTGCTCGCAAGCTTTTTATCGGAGAGAGCACGGTCAAGACTCATGTACATCGCATTTTGCAAAAGATTCAGGTGGAAGACCGCACACAGGCGGTCGTCTTTGCCATTCGTAATGGATTCGTCAAGTAA
- a CDS encoding ABC transporter substrate-binding protein, producing the protein MRFKRAATPLVALFMSVTLFAGCQSVQPPSVSEPQGPVDTPTTTTQNEPAPQTNKETPRNETLYINGLQWGPPTNFNLLSGNPAFPVNYGNSRELVYETLFMVNQLDGGLEPLLGNSYEWTDETTLRIELNADAKWSDGTAFTADDVVYTYELGKKYDINWSSFWTYISEVKADGAQAVEIKLNPANPNKLTVLDSIELIPMLPKHIWEEIEKKNNNDLTAIRKEVNDNPVGTGAYKLHFYNDQKITIVRDDNYWGQKLFGKLPAPKYITHVIYKDNAAGDLAFKSGQVDVSQQFIPQVWKMWEGGAAVKTYLKDAPYYLPGSMPSIFFNLSKAGLDNADVRRAIAMSINYEKISELAMSGYSAPMQPSLTLNSDAESKYIDQDAIKSLQWTMDIEGANALLDKIGAKKGKDGIRVLNGTRLGPFEVECPYGWSDWNAALEIVAQSAKAIGIEIRTKFPESPVWTNDLQTGKFDIIMNTPAGGVSPSQPWNRAMTIMYSKGVAPMGEMAFWNWGRYQNDRADAIIEEIPSVSDEAKLKSLYTELNTIWLKDIPSIPLMYRPWVFDTVNESVWKGFPTEGDGTNIPPQISMDGAGIKALYQIHN; encoded by the coding sequence ATGCGATTTAAAAGAGCTGCCACACCGCTCGTCGCTCTGTTCATGTCGGTCACATTGTTTGCCGGATGCCAAAGTGTTCAGCCACCATCAGTAAGTGAACCACAAGGGCCGGTGGATACACCGACCACGACAACCCAGAACGAACCTGCACCACAGACCAACAAGGAGACACCACGGAATGAGACCTTGTATATCAATGGGCTGCAATGGGGGCCGCCAACCAATTTCAATCTGTTGAGCGGAAACCCCGCATTTCCAGTGAATTACGGCAACTCTAGGGAACTGGTGTACGAAACACTGTTTATGGTAAACCAGCTGGATGGTGGTCTTGAACCGCTCTTGGGCAATTCGTATGAATGGACGGATGAAACCACGCTCCGCATTGAGTTGAATGCGGATGCGAAGTGGAGCGACGGAACGGCTTTTACAGCAGATGATGTTGTGTACACCTATGAACTGGGCAAAAAATACGATATCAACTGGAGCAGCTTCTGGACCTACATCAGTGAAGTAAAAGCGGATGGAGCGCAGGCTGTGGAAATTAAGCTGAACCCTGCTAACCCCAACAAGCTGACTGTACTGGACAGCATCGAACTGATTCCAATGCTGCCGAAGCATATCTGGGAAGAGATCGAGAAGAAAAACAACAATGATCTGACTGCGATCCGCAAAGAGGTTAATGACAATCCGGTGGGCACCGGAGCATATAAGCTTCACTTCTACAACGATCAGAAAATTACGATTGTCCGTGATGACAACTACTGGGGTCAGAAATTGTTCGGCAAATTGCCCGCACCGAAGTACATCACCCACGTGATCTACAAGGATAATGCCGCAGGAGATCTGGCATTCAAGAGTGGTCAAGTGGACGTCTCCCAGCAGTTTATCCCTCAAGTGTGGAAGATGTGGGAAGGCGGGGCTGCTGTCAAAACGTATCTGAAAGATGCGCCGTATTATCTGCCCGGTTCCATGCCAAGTATTTTCTTCAATCTGTCCAAAGCCGGACTCGATAATGCTGACGTTCGCCGTGCAATAGCCATGAGCATCAACTATGAAAAAATTTCGGAGCTGGCCATGAGCGGATACTCCGCACCAATGCAGCCTTCCCTGACCTTGAACTCGGACGCCGAGTCCAAATATATTGACCAGGATGCCATCAAGTCGTTGCAATGGACGATGGATATTGAAGGAGCCAACGCCCTGCTCGACAAGATTGGAGCGAAGAAAGGCAAAGATGGCATCCGTGTCCTTAACGGCACACGCCTTGGACCTTTCGAGGTTGAATGTCCTTACGGCTGGTCTGACTGGAACGCTGCCCTGGAGATCGTAGCGCAGAGCGCCAAAGCCATAGGGATTGAGATTCGCACCAAATTCCCGGAATCTCCGGTATGGACCAATGATCTGCAAACCGGCAAATTCGATATCATCATGAATACACCTGCAGGCGGGGTCAGCCCAAGCCAGCCATGGAACCGTGCGATGACGATCATGTACTCCAAAGGGGTTGCCCCAATGGGTGAGATGGCATTCTGGAACTGGGGACGTTACCAGAATGACCGCGCAGACGCCATTATTGAAGAGATTCCATCTGTGTCTGACGAGGCGAAGTTGAAATCACTGTATACCGAACTGAATACCATCTGGCTGAAAGATATCCCTTCCATTCCGCTGATGTACAGACCATGGGTGTTTGACACCGTGAATGAATCAGTCTGGAAAGGCTTCCCGACGGAAGGAGATGGCACCAACATTCCGCCGCAAATCTCGATGGACGGCGCAGGTATTAAGGCATTGTATCAGATCCACAATTAA
- a CDS encoding ABC transporter permease gives MNAYSRYVAKKVFWYGLTLVIAIGLNFILPRLIEGNPVSMIASKMTSGMTDSDSIKRVYETFTVEFGIDQPLWTQFGIYLKNLFTGNLGTSFGLYPKPVTDILASAVPWTVGLQLPAILVGWIIGNLLGAIAAYRKGVFDKVLFPVALFINSIPFFTLAIIMLYVFALSLKWFPLSGGYDFQMVPQLSFDFIMSVVRHHTLPFLSIVLVTIGGQAIGMREMSIYELNSDYVLYSKLLGIRDGRIARYVFRNAMLPQITGLALSIGTMVGGSLICEIVFSYPGIGTWLFTAIRQLDYPLISGCTLLIAIAVLLANFTIDVIYGFIDPRIKAAQMEEQ, from the coding sequence ATGAATGCCTATTCCAGATATGTCGCCAAAAAAGTATTCTGGTACGGCCTGACCCTGGTCATCGCCATCGGACTGAATTTTATTTTGCCAAGACTGATTGAAGGTAACCCGGTGAGCATGATCGCTTCCAAAATGACGTCAGGGATGACCGACTCGGATTCCATCAAGCGGGTGTATGAGACGTTTACGGTTGAATTCGGTATTGATCAGCCGCTATGGACCCAATTCGGCATCTATTTAAAAAATCTGTTCACAGGCAATTTGGGCACGTCCTTTGGACTGTATCCGAAGCCTGTGACGGACATTCTGGCCTCCGCCGTCCCTTGGACGGTGGGGCTTCAACTTCCGGCCATCCTGGTCGGCTGGATCATTGGCAATTTGCTCGGTGCGATTGCAGCGTACCGGAAGGGTGTTTTTGATAAAGTGCTGTTTCCGGTAGCATTGTTTATCAATTCCATTCCTTTTTTTACTCTGGCTATTATTATGCTGTATGTCTTTGCGTTATCACTGAAATGGTTCCCTTTATCAGGGGGATATGACTTCCAGATGGTGCCGCAGCTGAGCTTCGACTTCATCATGTCGGTGGTTCGCCACCATACTTTGCCGTTCCTCTCCATTGTGCTTGTGACCATTGGTGGTCAGGCCATTGGTATGCGGGAGATGTCCATCTATGAGCTCAATTCAGACTATGTGTTATACAGCAAACTGCTGGGTATTCGCGACGGTCGAATTGCACGTTATGTGTTCCGCAACGCCATGCTGCCGCAAATTACGGGACTTGCGCTCTCCATTGGTACGATGGTCGGCGGATCACTCATCTGTGAGATTGTCTTCAGTTATCCGGGTATCGGCACATGGCTGTTCACGGCTATACGGCAGCTGGATTACCCACTAATCTCGGGATGTACGCTGCTGATTGCCATTGCTGTATTGCTTGCGAATTTCACCATTGATGTCATCTACGGCTTCATTGACCCGCGCATCAAGGCCGCTCAAATGGAGGAACAGTGA
- a CDS encoding ABC transporter permease yields the protein MKHSISILLKSPKFMIGAVTFVGMLLLVTIYPLINRSDPLEMIAMAFQPPGDGLLLGSDNFGRDIFLELMYGIQTSIRVGLIAGVFATVIGLVMGLVSGYIGGMLDNFLTAITNIFIVIPSFIILILISVSIDSRSSLVTAIIIGITSWPWTARAVRAQTTSLRSRDHVHIAKISGHSTPRIIIHEILPYIASYVVMAFVLQTASGILSEASISMLGLGPYNTISLGILMNWALVFEAPVAGAWWAFIPAALAIAVITFSLYLMNTGMDEIFNPKIRS from the coding sequence ATGAAGCATTCGATCTCTATTTTGCTGAAGTCACCCAAATTCATGATCGGTGCGGTGACTTTTGTCGGCATGCTGCTCTTGGTTACGATCTATCCGCTCATTAATCGCAGTGATCCCCTTGAGATGATTGCGATGGCGTTCCAGCCACCTGGCGATGGCCTGCTATTAGGATCGGACAATTTTGGACGGGACATTTTCCTTGAATTGATGTATGGCATCCAGACATCCATACGTGTAGGGCTGATTGCAGGTGTGTTTGCGACCGTTATCGGTCTGGTTATGGGGCTTGTGTCGGGATATATAGGGGGAATGCTGGATAACTTTCTGACGGCAATTACCAACATATTCATCGTCATTCCTTCGTTTATTATTCTGATCCTGATCTCCGTCAGCATTGATTCACGCAGTTCCCTGGTGACGGCGATCATTATCGGTATAACCAGCTGGCCTTGGACGGCCCGGGCTGTGCGAGCTCAGACGACATCTCTACGCAGCCGGGATCATGTGCATATTGCGAAAATTTCGGGACACAGTACGCCGCGTATCATTATCCATGAGATTTTGCCGTATATCGCGTCTTATGTGGTGATGGCTTTTGTGCTCCAGACGGCATCGGGCATTCTGTCCGAAGCTTCCATCTCCATGCTGGGACTGGGGCCGTATAATACGATCTCGCTTGGCATTCTGATGAACTGGGCACTTGTGTTTGAAGCGCCAGTAGCAGGGGCGTGGTGGGCTTTCATTCCTGCAGCGCTGGCGATTGCCGTCATTACCTTTTCGCTTTATCTGATGAATACGGGCATGGACGAAATTTTCAATCCGAAAATAAGGAGCTAA
- a CDS encoding ABC transporter ATP-binding protein, producing MNQPILQVSGLKTYYRTRLKENVFAVDGVEFGLKEGQTLGIAGESGCGKSTLALSLMGFYFPPLHYGSGSIRINGTDIMQLNKEQLRSRILGKEIAYIPQAAMNALNPTLRIIRFIEDIMKEHRPEMKRSDVRKMATERFQSLNLSPDVLDMYPNELSGGMKQRTVIAISTILNPNVLIADEPTSALDVTSQKAVIRLLKDLLKRKVIKSLVFITHELPLLYHVTDEIMVMYAGEIVERGTAEQMIFNPLHPYTRKLMGSIIVPEEGMKEHKLAAIPGAPPNLKNVPEGCRFAERCTLVTDECRQGKIENIHVDGRIYRCLLTPEILEQIREQEQDGHLEQKSINEQPQEMEQNQEESVLNKIEIQDIGTDTDDIAD from the coding sequence ATGAACCAACCTATACTTCAGGTCAGCGGTCTGAAAACCTATTACCGTACCCGGCTCAAGGAGAACGTCTTTGCCGTCGATGGGGTGGAGTTCGGGCTGAAAGAGGGGCAGACGCTGGGCATTGCAGGTGAATCGGGCTGTGGCAAATCGACGCTGGCGCTCAGCCTGATGGGCTTTTATTTCCCGCCGCTTCATTATGGCAGTGGTTCGATCCGCATTAATGGTACCGATATTATGCAGCTGAACAAAGAGCAGCTTCGTTCTCGCATTCTGGGCAAGGAAATTGCTTATATTCCGCAGGCTGCCATGAATGCACTAAACCCAACGCTGCGGATTATCAGGTTTATTGAAGATATCATGAAGGAGCATCGTCCGGAGATGAAACGGTCGGATGTACGGAAGATGGCTACGGAGCGCTTTCAATCACTGAATCTGTCGCCGGATGTGCTGGATATGTATCCAAATGAATTATCCGGCGGCATGAAGCAGCGAACGGTTATCGCCATCTCAACGATTCTGAATCCCAACGTGCTTATTGCGGATGAACCTACTTCCGCACTGGATGTGACTTCCCAGAAGGCAGTCATTCGTCTGTTGAAGGATTTGTTGAAGCGTAAAGTCATCAAATCACTGGTGTTCATCACGCATGAACTGCCGCTGTTGTACCATGTGACGGATGAAATTATGGTGATGTATGCCGGGGAGATTGTGGAACGAGGTACGGCAGAGCAGATGATTTTCAATCCGCTGCATCCGTACACCCGCAAGCTGATGGGTTCCATCATTGTGCCCGAAGAGGGCATGAAGGAGCATAAACTGGCTGCCATTCCTGGTGCACCACCAAATCTGAAGAATGTGCCGGAAGGCTGCCGTTTCGCAGAGCGCTGTACACTGGTGACCGACGAGTGCCGCCAGGGCAAAATCGAGAACATTCATGTCGATGGACGCATATATCGCTGTCTCCTGACACCAGAGATTTTGGAGCAGATCAGGGAGCAGGAGCAGGACGGTCATTTAGAGCAGAAGAGCATAAACGAACAGCCCCAGGAGATGGAACAAAATCAGGAGGAAAGCGTCTTAAATAAAATTGAAATCCAGGATATTGGAACTGACACAGACGATATAGCAGACTAA
- a CDS encoding ABC transporter ATP-binding protein, producing the protein MAIGKVLISGRHLTKVYGTGNRKKAAVDDVSFDFHEGEIISIVGESGSGKTTLAKMIMGLLKETDGAIEYDGKPRQLKRYRERKAYWKDIQAIFQDPFSSFNVFHRVEKLLVDCIKLQGLKLNKDEEYAKMKEACSFVNLKFEELYNKYPFELSGGQMQRLMIARIFMLHPKVLIADEPTSMVDACSRSTILDMLLKLRDENRMTIVFITHDVGLAYYVSDTICIMEHGRMVEAGRAEEVIHHAEHPYTKQLINDVPKIHSPWVLE; encoded by the coding sequence ATGGCGATAGGCAAGGTGCTGATCAGCGGCCGCCATCTGACCAAGGTGTACGGTACAGGCAATCGTAAAAAGGCAGCCGTGGACGATGTGAGCTTTGATTTTCATGAAGGGGAGATTATATCCATTGTCGGAGAGAGCGGCAGTGGCAAAACCACGCTTGCAAAAATGATCATGGGCCTGCTCAAGGAAACGGATGGAGCGATTGAATACGATGGCAAGCCCAGACAACTGAAACGGTACCGTGAGCGCAAAGCTTATTGGAAGGATATCCAGGCCATTTTCCAGGATCCGTTTTCTTCGTTCAACGTATTTCACCGGGTGGAAAAGCTGCTGGTGGACTGTATCAAACTTCAGGGGCTGAAGCTGAACAAGGACGAAGAATATGCCAAAATGAAGGAGGCCTGTTCCTTCGTCAACCTGAAGTTCGAAGAGTTATACAACAAATATCCGTTTGAACTGTCCGGTGGACAGATGCAACGGCTTATGATTGCCCGCATTTTCATGCTGCATCCTAAGGTATTGATTGCCGATGAACCAACGTCCATGGTGGACGCATGCTCGCGTTCAACGATTCTGGATATGCTGCTCAAGCTGCGCGACGAGAACCGCATGACCATTGTATTTATTACGCACGATGTGGGTCTGGCTTATTATGTGAGCGACACGATCTGTATTATGGAGCATGGACGAATGGTGGAGGCAGGGAGAGCGGAGGAGGTCATTCATCATGCGGAGCATCCTTATACCAAACAATTAATCAATGACGTACCCAAAATTCATTCTCCCTGGGTGCTCGAGTGA
- a CDS encoding HU family DNA-binding protein, translating into MDKEQLITEVAKNGGFSKKNAEKAVTVVLDSILEALKEGKEVQLVGFGKFEVRNREARMGKSRRTGKEIQLPAGKVPVFTAGLTMKEALN; encoded by the coding sequence ATGGATAAAGAACAATTGATCACAGAAGTAGCCAAAAACGGCGGATTCTCCAAAAAGAACGCTGAAAAGGCCGTAACGGTTGTACTGGATTCGATTTTGGAAGCATTAAAAGAAGGCAAAGAGGTTCAACTGGTTGGATTCGGCAAATTCGAAGTGCGTAATCGTGAAGCACGTATGGGTAAAAGCCGTCGAACCGGTAAGGAAATTCAGCTTCCAGCAGGTAAAGTTCCCGTATTCACAGCAGGATTAACCATGAAAGAAGCTTTGAACTAA
- a CDS encoding cold-shock protein, whose translation MQTGTVKWFNADKGFGFIETEEGTDVFVHFSAIQGDGFKTLDEGQRVQFEVTQGNRGPQAENVTKV comes from the coding sequence ATGCAAACAGGTACAGTGAAATGGTTTAACGCGGACAAAGGATTTGGCTTTATCGAAACTGAAGAAGGAACAGACGTATTCGTTCATTTCAGTGCAATTCAAGGCGACGGCTTCAAAACATTGGATGAAGGACAACGCGTCCAATTCGAAGTAACTCAAGGTAACCGTGGTCCACAGGCTGAGAACGTTACTAAAGTTTAA
- a CDS encoding tyrosine-type recombinase/integrase: MDKISGTSIQGEMVVQEFIHMLTIQGELTPKTLKEYASDLKHFTEWYKENDSRSEEISFHIEDVHTSTLVRYREDSQKVMQLKPSTINRRLITLKRFFKWAVSESRINSDPSKPLKFIPEDKVSPRRMTTEEEQSFISAVENGNSLRDQTILTLMFHTGMRTMEICNLAPDDIELGKRSGQVTVRADKRNGQRKIPLNMTCITLLKMYMAGLASDSPYLFPSEKTSDRLTERALRHLIKKVMTTAGLEGLSSHDLRHRFGYAMAEHTPLHRLAEMMGHINPDTTMIYVKGLNANLSSSAEENGETEPH, encoded by the coding sequence ATGGATAAGATATCTGGTACTTCGATACAAGGGGAAATGGTTGTTCAGGAATTCATACATATGCTTACAATCCAGGGAGAATTGACTCCCAAAACCTTGAAGGAATATGCGAGTGATTTGAAGCATTTTACCGAATGGTATAAAGAGAATGATTCTCGGAGTGAAGAGATTTCATTTCATATTGAAGATGTGCATACATCGACTTTGGTCCGTTACCGGGAGGATTCACAGAAGGTGATGCAATTGAAGCCATCTACCATTAATCGCAGACTGATTACATTGAAGCGTTTTTTCAAGTGGGCCGTATCGGAATCCAGGATCAACAGTGATCCTTCCAAACCTTTGAAATTCATTCCGGAAGACAAGGTTAGCCCACGCCGAATGACCACCGAGGAAGAACAATCATTCATATCTGCGGTCGAGAACGGCAACTCGCTTCGGGATCAGACCATCCTTACGCTCATGTTTCATACCGGTATGCGAACGATGGAGATATGTAACCTCGCTCCCGATGATATTGAATTGGGCAAACGAAGCGGGCAAGTTACCGTGCGGGCCGATAAACGAAACGGTCAACGGAAAATTCCGCTGAACATGACATGTATTACTTTGTTGAAGATGTACATGGCTGGCCTCGCATCGGATAGTCCTTACCTGTTTCCTTCCGAGAAAACCAGTGATCGCTTAACGGAGAGGGCGCTGCGCCATTTGATCAAAAAGGTGATGACTACAGCCGGTCTCGAGGGGCTAAGTTCCCATGATCTGCGTCATCGGTTCGGATACGCTATGGCCGAGCATACACCACTACATCGCTTGGCAGAAATGATGGGACATATCAATCCGGATACGACTATGATTTATGTTAAGGGGTTAAATGCCAATCTATCTTCATCAGCAGAAGAGAATGGAGAAACGGAACCGCATTAA